The window GGCTGTGTTTTGCACCGGGCCAGCGATTCGCCATTCGGGCATGAACTTGCTCACCGAAATCATCGGAACCATTGTGCTCGTGGTGGGCCTGCTGGCGATTCTCTCGCCGCAGAATCTGGTGCCGAACTCGGGCTTCAAAACCGGCTTTGGACCTTTCCTCGTCGGCGTGCTGGTGTGGTCGATTGGGCTGTCGCTGGGCGGCCCGACGGGATATGCGATCAATCCGGCGCGGGATCTTGGCCCGCGCTTCGCGCACTGCGTCCTGCCCATCGCGGGCAAAGGCGGGTCGGACTGGCAGTACGCGTGGATCCCGGTTTTGGGCCCGATCCTGGGCGGCGTTATCGGCGCGCATCTCTACAAGCTCCTCTGGCCGGCTTGAGGAAATGAGGCTTCGCATGAATCTGGCAGGGCGAGCCTGTCCCCAGCGAGCCGGACCGGACGTGCTCCAAGCTCGTCGAGCGGCTCGCCGGGATGGACTCGCCCCACCTGGTTCATGGGGCGAGTGCAAGGTAATTAAACCAAGACAGCTTTCCATGCGCGCATGCCTGCGCGGCTTCGGCATGAGATTCATTCTTTTGCCCATCCTGATCGCCGGCACGCGCTTGCTCACCAACGCGCTCGTCGCTTCCGACGATTGGCCGCAGTTCCTTGGCCCGACACGGGACGGCGTTTACTCAGGCCCTGCGCTCTCTTCCTCCTGGCCCAAAGAAGGTCCTACCATCGTGTGGCAAAAGAAAGTCGGCCAGGGGTTCAGCGGTCCTGTTGTCGCCTCGGGAAAATTGATTCTGTTTCATCGCGTCGGAGACCGCGAAACAGTCGAAGCATTCGATGCGAGAACTGGCGCGGCGCTTTGGAAATTCGATTACCCGACCGGCTACCGGGATGACTTTGGGTTTGATGAGGGTCCGCGAGCTACGCCCGCCATTGCGGACGGAAAAGTCTTTACCTTCGGTGCGGAAGGGAAGCTGCATTGCCTCGAACTGGCGACCGGCAAAAACCTCTGGAGTGTCAGCACCCAAGAGAAGTTCTCTGCGTCCAAAGGCTTCTTTGGTTTGGCGTGTTCGCCGCTTGTCGAAAGCGATCGGGTACTCTTGAACATCGGCGGAACCGGCGGCGCCGGAATCGTGGCTTTTGACAAGAACACCGGCGCGCTGGCGTGGCGGGCAACCAGCGACGAAGCGAGTTATTCGTCGCCGGCTGCCGTGGAGTTGAACGGGAAGC of the Verrucomicrobiota bacterium genome contains:
- a CDS encoding alcohol dehydrogenase; the protein is MRLRMNLAGRACPQRAGPDVLQARRAARRDGLAPPGSWGECKVIKPRQLSMRACLRGFGMRFILLPILIAGTRLLTNALVASDDWPQFLGPTRDGVYSGPALSSSWPKEGPTIVWQKKVGQGFSGPVVASGKLILFHRVGDRETVEAFDARTGAALWKFDYPTGYRDDFGFDEGPRATPAIADGKVFTFGAEGKLHCLELATGKNLWSVSTQEKFSASKGFFGLACSPLVESDRVLLNIGGTGGAGIVAFDKNTGALAWRATSDEASYSSPAAVELNGKRVAIFFTRSGLTILEAATGKLQTQFPWRPRINASVSAATPLVIGTQIFLSASYDLGAILLDLKTGRPQKIWASDEALSNHYATSAHRNGFLYGFHGRQESGPSLRCVELQTGTVKWSEDRFPAGTVTLAGDSLLVMLEDGRLLLAPATPERFKPSAQAQVLPFGVRAHPALANGYFYTRSKDKLVCVNLVATPQ
- a CDS encoding aquaporin family protein, yielding MLPTTAEFIGTAILVTLGDGVVANVLLNKSKGQNSGWIVITAGWGLGLTIAVYSVNAMSGAHLNPAVTLGLASIGQFAWKDVPGYLVAQMAGGFLGGVIVWLAYLPHWRETTDSERKLAVFCTGPAIRHSGMNLLTEIIGTIVLVVGLLAILSPQNLVPNSGFKTGFGPFLVGVLVWSIGLSLGGPTGYAINPARDLGPRFAHCVLPIAGKGGSDWQYAWIPVLGPILGGVIGAHLYKLLWPA